From one Chloroflexota bacterium genomic stretch:
- a CDS encoding aldo/keto reductase, translated as MRYLPVAGIERPMARAVLGTEDYYLAEYDARAEILDAYLAGGGNVLDTARTYGIGAPVGPHAHGESELLLGRWIKERGVRDQVVIVTKGAHRLPKGRGLARMTKAYVDYDIRTSLERLDTDRVEVWMFHRDNPNVDVAPIVNWVNANIDAGLIGAVGASNWSIERLEAANRYAAANGLQGFSLLSNQFGLATPCRPRWPGTRSVAPEERARLAALGVANQAWSAQCSGFFAIAQGKPEHPDPEFRRAFHTPENFARRERARSLAGELGLAPTQVALAYTLNQDFLSLGVFWPADLGELDQCLVAADLVLSPAQLRFLEQGER; from the coding sequence ATGCGCTACTTGCCGGTTGCCGGGATCGAGCGACCGATGGCCCGGGCGGTGCTGGGCACCGAGGATTACTACCTGGCCGAATACGACGCCCGCGCCGAGATCCTGGACGCCTACCTGGCCGGCGGCGGGAACGTTTTGGACACTGCCCGCACGTACGGGATCGGGGCCCCAGTCGGCCCGCACGCGCACGGCGAATCCGAGCTGCTCCTGGGCCGTTGGATCAAGGAGCGCGGTGTCCGCGACCAGGTCGTAATCGTTACCAAGGGCGCGCACCGCCTGCCGAAAGGGCGCGGGCTCGCGCGCATGACCAAGGCCTACGTCGATTACGACATCCGCACCAGTCTCGAGCGTCTGGACACCGACCGGGTCGAGGTCTGGATGTTCCATCGCGACAACCCCAACGTCGATGTGGCCCCGATAGTCAATTGGGTCAACGCGAACATCGATGCCGGCTTGATCGGGGCCGTCGGGGCGTCCAACTGGAGCATCGAACGGCTGGAAGCGGCCAACCGCTACGCGGCGGCGAACGGGTTGCAGGGGTTCTCGCTGCTTTCCAACCAATTCGGGCTGGCCACCCCATGCCGGCCGCGCTGGCCGGGAACCAGGAGCGTGGCGCCCGAAGAAAGGGCCCGGCTGGCCGCCCTGGGAGTGGCCAACCAGGCCTGGTCGGCCCAGTGCAGCGGCTTCTTCGCCATTGCCCAGGGAAAGCCTGAGCACCCCGATCCGGAATTTCGGCGCGCGTTCCATACACCCGAGAACTTCGCCCGGCGCGAACGCGCCCGCAGCCTGGCCGGCGAGCTGGGATTGGCGCCCACCCAGGTGGCGCTGGCCTACACGCTCAATCAGGACTTTTTGTCGCTCGGAGTCTTCTGGCCGGCCGATCTGGGTGAATTGGATCAGTGCCTGGTTGCGGCTGACCTGGTGCTCTCACCCGCGCAACTCAGATTCCTTGAACAAGGGGAGCGCTGA
- a CDS encoding histidine phosphatase family protein, with protein sequence MRTLVVRRHTMRRKPGQHLSQPGIELARLVGDRSGPYQWVAASPLPRAVETAVAMGFEVNQTVEDLARMPSGALDGWPLPFAAVSKLVSAGGAAAEFADRTLAVWREIVEKIPESGKALIVTHGGIVELGAVAAVPGGPHRAWGGPIGYLEGVRLTFAGDTCRCRVLRLPEDQRQISN encoded by the coding sequence ATGCGGACCCTAGTCGTGCGTCGACATACGATGCGGCGCAAGCCCGGCCAGCATCTTTCGCAGCCGGGGATCGAACTGGCGCGCCTGGTGGGAGACCGATCGGGCCCCTACCAATGGGTTGCTGCCAGCCCACTTCCGCGGGCGGTCGAAACGGCGGTCGCGATGGGATTCGAGGTCAATCAGACCGTGGAGGATCTGGCCCGGATGCCGTCGGGGGCACTTGACGGCTGGCCGCTTCCCTTCGCGGCCGTATCCAAGCTGGTAAGCGCGGGCGGCGCAGCGGCCGAATTTGCCGACCGGACGCTGGCCGTCTGGCGCGAAATCGTCGAAAAGATCCCGGAGTCGGGGAAGGCGTTGATCGTTACCCACGGGGGGATCGTCGAATTGGGTGCGGTGGCTGCCGTTCCAGGCGGGCCGCACCGGGCCTGGGGTGGGCCCATCGGCTACCTGGAGGGCGTGCGGCTCACCTTTGCGGGCGACACGTGCCGTTGCCGGGTGCTGCGCTTGCCGGAGGATCAGCGCCAGATCAGTAACTAG
- a CDS encoding cysteine hydrolase, with translation MEPPVPQPPPFPPGQTALLLVDALNEFLKPGGKLYERTRATAQSADTVANLERVTAAAREAGMLVVYANHHSNRGGDYDGWKHPTPSHRRIAEFGLFAKDSFGARVIDEVTPQPGDVIAQEHWTSSGFANTDLEYLLNQRGIERVVVAGNRANTCIDSTGRYAVELGFHATLIADAIAAFSEAEMEATINVNWPAFAHAVVTSDEFIAAVAGDCGNT, from the coding sequence ATGGAGCCCCCCGTGCCGCAGCCGCCACCTTTCCCGCCCGGCCAGACTGCGCTGCTGCTTGTTGACGCCCTGAACGAATTCCTCAAACCCGGCGGGAAGCTGTACGAGCGGACCAGGGCGACCGCGCAGTCGGCCGACACCGTGGCCAACCTGGAACGGGTCACCGCGGCCGCGCGCGAGGCCGGGATGCTTGTCGTCTATGCCAACCACCACAGCAATCGCGGTGGCGATTACGACGGCTGGAAGCATCCGACGCCGTCACACCGCCGAATCGCCGAATTCGGCCTTTTTGCAAAGGACAGCTTCGGCGCCCGGGTGATCGACGAAGTGACTCCGCAGCCGGGCGATGTGATCGCCCAGGAGCACTGGACTTCGAGCGGTTTTGCCAACACCGACCTTGAGTACTTGCTCAATCAGCGAGGGATCGAACGCGTCGTTGTTGCCGGCAACCGGGCCAATACCTGTATCGATTCGACCGGTCGCTACGCGGTCGAACTCGGATTCCATGCCACCCTTATCGCGGATGCGATCGCGGCCTTCTCGGAGGCCGAGATGGAGGCCACGATAAACGTCAACTGGCCGGCCTTCGCCCACGCGGTCGTCACCAGCGACGAGTTCATCGCCGCCGTTGCGGGGGATTGCGGCAACACATAG
- a CDS encoding aldo/keto reductase, whose translation MRFTSIAGINRPVSRVVLGTEDYFLHQYDHHARILDAWIAGGGTALDTARLYATLDGVPNSELVVGRWLAERGNREQVTIITKGAHPRGGDDSGLGWVSKAVIDSDVLASLEALRTEWIDIWLFHRDNPNVEVAPIMDCINAHIADGRIKAIGASNWTLDRFEEANQYAADNGLQGFSLLSNHFGLATQQAPRWPGCVSLLPDQRRRLIASGRPNLAWSSQCGGFFAGIYDPADRSNEPMVATYYSDENFARLDRARELAAEIGISPMQVALSYTLSQEFDSLGVFWSANERELAETLAAVDLVLSPDQIGFLEGAA comes from the coding sequence ATGCGGTTTACCAGCATTGCCGGCATCAACCGGCCGGTCTCGCGGGTGGTCCTGGGCACTGAAGACTATTTCCTACACCAGTACGATCACCATGCCCGGATCCTGGACGCCTGGATCGCCGGCGGCGGGACAGCGCTGGATACGGCGCGACTGTACGCCACGTTGGACGGGGTGCCCAACTCGGAACTGGTGGTGGGCAGGTGGCTGGCCGAACGCGGCAACCGCGAGCAGGTCACCATCATCACCAAAGGCGCCCATCCGCGCGGCGGGGATGACTCCGGTCTGGGTTGGGTGAGCAAAGCGGTGATCGACTCCGACGTGCTCGCCTCGCTCGAGGCCCTGCGGACCGAATGGATCGACATCTGGCTGTTCCATCGCGACAACCCCAACGTCGAAGTGGCCCCGATCATGGACTGCATCAACGCCCACATCGCCGACGGCCGGATCAAGGCGATCGGGGCGTCCAACTGGACCCTGGACCGCTTCGAGGAAGCTAATCAATACGCGGCCGACAACGGCCTGCAGGGTTTCTCGCTGCTCTCCAACCACTTCGGTCTGGCGACCCAGCAGGCCCCGCGCTGGCCCGGCTGCGTCAGCCTTCTGCCCGATCAGCGCCGGCGACTGATCGCCAGCGGCCGACCAAACCTTGCCTGGTCGTCACAGTGCGGCGGATTCTTCGCCGGCATCTACGACCCCGCCGACCGGTCCAACGAACCGATGGTGGCGACCTACTACTCAGACGAAAACTTCGCCCGGCTGGACCGGGCCCGGGAGCTGGCCGCCGAAATCGGGATCTCGCCGATGCAGGTGGCGCTCAGCTACACGCTGAGCCAGGAATTTGATTCGCTGGGAGTCTTCTGGTCGGCCAATGAGCGCGAACTTGCCGAGACGCTGGCGGCGGTCGACCTGGTGCTTTCGCCGGATCAGATCGGCTTTCTCGAAGGCGCAGCCTAG
- a CDS encoding SDR family oxidoreductase → MGSLDGHTAIVTGAGTGIGVGIARHLASAGASLVLSAYNSFSGCQDLQRELAAAGTDAIAIKVDLRGSSDATQLVDAATERWGKIDILVNNAGFTLAKPFVECSERDWDDLFSINLRSMFVTCRAAAPAMIERGYGRIINISSVHGVQHIQNMVLYGATKGGINEFTRGLAVELGPHGITANVIAPGAIYVPRYDRVGADKSTMAATVPNGQLGDVDDIGRTAAFLADPEADYISGEILYVDAGLTSKMALTGGAQRT, encoded by the coding sequence ATGGGATCACTCGACGGACACACCGCGATAGTCACCGGCGCCGGCACCGGGATTGGAGTCGGCATCGCGCGCCACCTGGCCTCGGCCGGGGCCTCGCTGGTGCTTTCGGCCTACAACAGCTTTTCGGGATGCCAGGATCTGCAGCGCGAACTCGCCGCGGCCGGCACCGACGCGATCGCGATCAAAGTCGACCTGCGCGGTTCATCGGACGCGACCCAGCTCGTTGACGCCGCCACCGAGCGCTGGGGCAAGATCGACATCCTGGTCAACAACGCCGGATTCACCCTCGCCAAACCGTTCGTCGAATGCAGCGAACGCGACTGGGACGATCTTTTTTCTATCAACCTGCGCTCGATGTTCGTAACCTGCCGGGCCGCCGCCCCGGCCATGATCGAGCGCGGTTACGGCCGAATCATCAACATTTCGTCGGTGCACGGTGTTCAGCACATCCAGAACATGGTCCTCTACGGGGCGACCAAGGGCGGCATCAACGAGTTCACCCGCGGCCTGGCCGTCGAACTGGGTCCGCACGGCATCACCGCCAACGTGATAGCCCCGGGCGCCATATACGTTCCGCGCTACGACCGGGTCGGCGCCGACAAGTCGACGATGGCCGCCACCGTGCCCAACGGCCAGCTGGGCGACGTGGATGACATCGGCCGCACCGCCGCGTTTCTGGCCGATCCAGAGGCCGACTACATCAGCGGCGAAATCCTTTATGTCGACGCTGGACTGACCTCAAAAATGGCCCTGACCGGCGGCGCCCAGCGGACCTAG
- a CDS encoding SDR family oxidoreductase — translation MRHNDRVAIVTGAAQNIGLATAERLISEGAAVLLVDVQEEKGRAQAERLIADGARAAYLDADLSDPEAPERIIDTALENFGRLDILVNNAAPMRPLVRIAEIEAADWDEQFKVMIVATQLLIRHATEPLCRQEGSAIVNVASVHGLMAAADRTIYDTCKHAVIGLTRVAAVDLGPRGVRVNALCPGLIITDRMMAAIANEPGIMETWGQIYPLRRGGQPSEMAAVISFLTSADASYMTGSVVVADGGMTAQLQENAAWHMFEWARNCGQGEPLLDRLIDESFVNRD, via the coding sequence ATGCGTCACAATGACCGCGTCGCCATCGTAACCGGGGCCGCTCAGAACATCGGGCTGGCCACCGCCGAGCGCCTGATCAGCGAGGGCGCGGCGGTACTGTTGGTCGACGTTCAGGAGGAAAAAGGCCGCGCCCAGGCCGAGCGCCTGATTGCGGACGGTGCCCGCGCCGCCTACCTTGACGCCGATCTGAGCGATCCGGAGGCACCGGAACGGATCATCGACACCGCCCTGGAAAACTTCGGCCGGCTGGACATCCTGGTCAACAACGCCGCGCCGATGCGGCCGTTGGTGCGGATCGCCGAAATCGAGGCTGCCGACTGGGACGAGCAGTTCAAGGTGATGATCGTTGCGACCCAGTTGCTGATCCGCCACGCCACCGAGCCGCTCTGCCGTCAGGAGGGTTCGGCGATCGTGAATGTGGCCTCGGTGCACGGTCTCATGGCGGCCGCCGATCGGACGATCTACGACACCTGCAAGCACGCCGTGATCGGGCTGACTCGGGTAGCGGCGGTCGACTTGGGCCCGCGCGGAGTGCGCGTAAACGCGCTCTGTCCCGGGCTGATCATTACCGACCGGATGATGGCGGCAATCGCCAACGAACCCGGGATCATGGAAACGTGGGGCCAGATCTACCCGCTGCGACGCGGCGGGCAGCCATCCGAGATGGCTGCGGTGATTTCCTTCCTGACCAGCGCGGACGCCTCGTACATGACCGGTTCGGTGGTGGTCGCCGACGGCGGGATGACCGCCCAGCTGCAGGAGAACGCGGCCTGGCACATGTTCGAGTGGGCGCGCAACTGCGGCCAGGGCGAACCGCTGCTGGACCGCCTTATCGACGAGAGCTTCGTCAACCGCGACTAG
- a CDS encoding YihY/virulence factor BrkB family protein — MHATAGADRRARPFIGPRPWPAILYLSVRAYLDRGCYSHAAAIAFHASFAIFPMLLALAALLATFDESGQVYRRLLTLAESNLNLDLSILPENSVFSPAGTPAALALAAAALIWTALQIVSAARRGLEAAWRVPNRSFLADFGAELGGSLAMLAIAILAGGLISLLELPRLLIGEVFGRGDMVAVFESWLYRGLVEVLSVALAFAATWVLYLILAGRSSNARTSLPGAIFFAASIPVLKIGFWAYFELFDQFEVIYGSIASFVAVLLWIFLIAHVFLLGGVISEVASGSSPVAERASGAGGS; from the coding sequence ATTCACGCCACGGCAGGCGCTGATCGCCGGGCCCGACCCTTCATCGGGCCGCGCCCCTGGCCGGCGATCCTTTACCTTTCGGTCCGGGCTTACCTTGATCGCGGTTGCTACAGCCACGCCGCCGCGATCGCCTTCCACGCCAGCTTCGCCATATTTCCCATGCTGCTGGCCCTGGCCGCGCTGCTGGCCACCTTCGACGAAAGCGGACAGGTCTACCGCCGCCTGCTGACCTTGGCCGAATCAAACCTGAATTTGGACCTTTCGATCCTGCCGGAGAATTCGGTTTTTTCGCCGGCCGGCACCCCGGCCGCCCTAGCCCTGGCCGCCGCGGCGCTCATCTGGACGGCGTTGCAGATAGTCAGCGCCGCGCGGCGCGGCCTGGAAGCGGCCTGGCGGGTGCCCAACCGATCGTTCCTGGCCGATTTCGGCGCCGAACTGGGCGGGTCGCTGGCCATGCTGGCCATCGCGATCCTGGCCGGCGGTCTGATCTCGCTGCTCGAGTTGCCGCGGCTGCTGATCGGCGAGGTATTCGGCCGCGGCGACATGGTGGCCGTCTTCGAGAGCTGGCTGTATCGGGGTCTGGTCGAAGTCCTCTCGGTGGCCTTGGCGTTCGCCGCCACCTGGGTGCTGTACCTGATCCTGGCGGGGCGTAGCTCGAACGCACGCACTTCGCTGCCGGGCGCAATTTTCTTCGCCGCCAGCATCCCGGTCCTAAAAATCGGCTTCTGGGCCTACTTCGAGTTGTTCGACCAATTCGAGGTCATCTACGGATCGATCGCCTCGTTCGTGGCGGTGCTCTTGTGGATATTCCTGATCGCGCACGTTTTCCTGCTCGGCGGGGTAATCAGCGAGGTCGCCAGCGGTTCTTCGCCGGTTGCGGAGAGGGCTTCCGGGGCGGGCGGTTCCTAG
- a CDS encoding CoA-acylating methylmalonate-semialdehyde dehydrogenase — MIQTSSRVLAAADPQAALYNFVGGEWVAASAAEKIVVENPATGVPIAAVPDSNRDDVDACVAAALDAFSRWRKVPAVDRAQHLFRFKHLLEEEFEEIARIVTLEHGKTLAESRGEVRRAIENVDVAVGVPTMMQGRNLEDVARGIDEYAVRQPLGVFAAIAPFNFPAMVPFWFVPYAIATGNSFIVKPSEQTPLSQVFLAELADRAGLPGGVLSILHGGRRTGEALLEHPDVQGISFVGSTPVARSVYQSGTANGKRVQAQGGAKNYIVLMPDAEMEPSLDNILESAYGCAGQRCLAGSVVVAVGDAYEVARRRLTEKAEALVVGDGFEDETGMGPVISAKSRARILEYIDAGVREGAELLVDGRGQAVAGRDGGHFLGPTLMAGVNPDMVVANDEIFGPVLCLMPAGDLDEAIEVIDRVPFGNMACIFTGSGKAARQFSSEVRAGNIGVNIGVAAPMAFFHFGGMKDSFFGDLHAQAEDSIRFFTEDKIVVSRWF; from the coding sequence ATGATCCAGACCAGCTCGCGAGTATTGGCGGCGGCCGACCCGCAGGCCGCTCTCTACAACTTCGTCGGCGGCGAATGGGTCGCGGCCTCGGCGGCCGAGAAGATCGTGGTCGAGAACCCCGCAACCGGGGTCCCGATCGCGGCCGTGCCCGATTCGAACCGCGACGACGTGGACGCCTGCGTGGCCGCCGCGCTTGATGCCTTCTCGCGCTGGCGCAAGGTGCCGGCAGTCGATCGCGCCCAGCACCTCTTCCGGTTCAAGCACCTGCTCGAGGAAGAATTCGAGGAGATTGCCCGAATCGTGACCCTGGAGCACGGCAAAACTTTGGCCGAATCGCGCGGCGAGGTGCGGCGGGCGATCGAAAACGTCGATGTGGCGGTCGGAGTGCCGACGATGATGCAGGGGCGCAACCTGGAGGATGTCGCCCGCGGGATCGACGAATACGCGGTCCGCCAGCCGCTGGGCGTGTTTGCCGCGATTGCCCCCTTCAACTTCCCGGCGATGGTGCCCTTCTGGTTCGTCCCCTACGCCATCGCCACCGGCAATTCGTTCATCGTCAAACCTTCCGAGCAGACACCGCTGTCGCAGGTTTTCCTGGCCGAACTGGCCGACCGGGCCGGGCTGCCGGGCGGAGTGCTCAGCATCCTCCACGGCGGGCGCCGCACCGGCGAGGCGCTGCTAGAGCATCCCGACGTCCAGGGAATCTCGTTCGTCGGCTCCACTCCGGTGGCGCGCTCGGTCTACCAATCCGGCACCGCCAACGGCAAGCGGGTGCAGGCCCAGGGCGGGGCCAAGAACTACATCGTGCTCATGCCCGACGCCGAGATGGAACCTTCGCTCGACAACATCCTCGAGTCGGCTTACGGCTGCGCCGGACAGCGCTGCCTCGCCGGATCGGTCGTGGTAGCGGTCGGCGACGCATACGAGGTGGCCCGCCGGCGACTGACCGAGAAGGCCGAGGCTCTGGTGGTCGGCGACGGCTTCGAGGATGAGACCGGCATGGGACCGGTGATCTCGGCGAAGAGCCGGGCGCGCATCCTCGAATACATCGACGCCGGAGTCCGCGAGGGAGCCGAGCTCCTGGTTGACGGGCGCGGCCAGGCGGTGGCCGGCCGCGACGGCGGACACTTTCTGGGCCCGACCCTGATGGCCGGGGTCAATCCCGACATGGTGGTGGCCAACGACGAGATCTTCGGCCCGGTGCTTTGCCTGATGCCGGCCGGCGATCTGGACGAGGCGATCGAGGTGATCGACCGGGTGCCATTCGGCAACATGGCCTGCATCTTCACCGGTTCCGGCAAGGCGGCGCGCCAGTTCTCGTCCGAGGTCCGCGCCGGCAACATCGGGGTCAACATCGGAGTCGCCGCGCCGATGGCGTTTTTCCACTTCGGCGGAATGAAGGACTCTTTCTTCGGCGACCTGCACGCCCAGGCCGAGGATTCGATACGCTTCTTCACCGAGGACAAGATCGTAGTCTCGCGCTGGTTCTAG
- a CDS encoding MBL fold metallo-hydrolase, giving the protein MKLRENVYLVGGGYMGMGISYVGDCHIYLLHDGNAGALIDAGYGFEPEQIMQNIRVDGIDPDSVESLILTHCHGDHSGGAAWLMENLGLRAIVPGGTRAWLEEGDEDAINLTRARAAGRYPPDYRFQTFPVEREVGAGDRIAVGNLDLEVFATPGHANPHNAYLLRDGSETFLFSGDLVFANGDVVLNFAPETSPWQLGNSLGQFRDFGLTGLFPGHHGISLKYGQQHIDAALAKFDTLTVPRNMMS; this is encoded by the coding sequence ATGAAACTGCGCGAGAACGTCTACCTGGTCGGCGGCGGCTACATGGGGATGGGGATCTCCTACGTCGGCGACTGTCACATCTACCTTTTGCACGACGGGAACGCGGGCGCGCTGATCGATGCCGGCTACGGGTTCGAACCCGAGCAGATCATGCAAAACATCCGCGTCGACGGGATCGACCCGGATTCGGTCGAATCGCTGATCCTCACCCATTGCCACGGCGACCATTCGGGCGGAGCGGCCTGGCTCATGGAAAACCTGGGCCTGCGGGCGATCGTTCCCGGCGGGACGCGGGCCTGGCTCGAGGAGGGGGACGAGGACGCGATCAACCTGACCAGGGCGCGCGCGGCGGGACGCTACCCGCCCGACTACCGCTTCCAGACTTTTCCGGTCGAGCGCGAAGTCGGCGCCGGCGACCGGATCGCGGTGGGGAACCTGGACCTGGAGGTTTTCGCAACTCCGGGACACGCCAACCCGCACAACGCCTATCTGCTGCGGGACGGGTCAGAGACCTTTCTTTTCTCCGGCGACCTGGTATTTGCAAACGGCGACGTGGTGCTCAATTTCGCTCCTGAGACTTCCCCCTGGCAGCTCGGCAACAGCCTCGGTCAGTTCCGCGACTTCGGTCTGACCGGGTTATTTCCGGGACATCACGGGATTTCGCTCAAGTACGGCCAGCAGCACATCGACGCGGCATTGGCCAAGTTCGACACCCTGACCGTGCCCCGCAACATGATGAGTTGA